One segment of Synechococcus sp. A15-24 DNA contains the following:
- a CDS encoding adenylate/guanylate cyclase domain-containing protein produces the protein MKRFRELLQRIGPYTAAVLVLVLLRSTGLSQTIDLLVYDLITTQRPAPSGSDTPITLIGIEESDIQRFGWPIDDGLFCEAFDRLNASGVDVIGFDIYRDKGVGPDQQCLRDRFQNEPTLVSIFNVASGIGPVPGTPAERQSYNDLSLDADGILRRDLVHVTGQDEATVSFALRVMEIATTDRSLRQAMDDGTHKDAWLSANGGGYYNEVDAGLGLQRLLRFRDPWSYPLYSLAQVLDGEIPEEAIRDKIVLIGSTAPSLRDLFNVPHTRFRRSDEVFQVSGVEIHANRVATLLEHHVGSIQIGWIMPGWGNQMLLVLCIGLGVLLGEAVPKLRRSVLLVLTLGVGLTGGLGWLLLQQHVWVGMAMPLTGLLSMGGAGWLRRGAMSQQHSQQIKQLLGQTTSPAVAEQLWDQRDELLSNGRFDGRQLPITVLFTDTANFTSVSEGLSPRELMDWLNRGMEVCVPAVTRRGGMVNKFTGDGMLAVFGVPIEQDVRAEAKAAIEAAQEIKVGLEQLNQQLQIDGEPAMRIRMGIHSGDALVGSMGSAERIEYAVIGDTVNCASRLESLEKTRHTGVLRVLMSNNTLELLDPDFRKQLDLHGWGPMHVKGRDEPLDVYELKMDNALEDSEATQQ, from the coding sequence ATGAAACGCTTCCGGGAGTTGCTGCAACGCATCGGGCCATACACCGCAGCTGTGTTGGTGCTTGTACTGCTGCGCAGCACAGGACTATCCCAAACCATCGATCTGCTGGTCTATGACCTGATCACGACGCAGCGACCTGCACCCTCGGGCAGCGACACACCCATCACACTGATCGGTATTGAAGAAAGTGACATCCAGCGCTTTGGCTGGCCGATTGACGACGGACTGTTCTGCGAAGCCTTTGACAGGCTTAATGCAAGCGGTGTCGACGTCATCGGTTTTGACATCTACCGGGACAAAGGCGTCGGACCAGATCAACAGTGCCTGCGCGATCGCTTTCAAAACGAACCAACGCTGGTGTCGATCTTCAACGTTGCTTCTGGCATTGGACCAGTCCCTGGGACGCCGGCGGAACGGCAGTCGTACAACGATCTAAGCCTGGATGCCGACGGAATTCTTCGGCGTGATCTCGTCCATGTCACTGGACAAGATGAAGCCACGGTGTCCTTCGCTCTACGGGTGATGGAGATCGCGACCACTGACCGCAGTCTGCGACAGGCAATGGACGATGGCACTCACAAGGATGCATGGCTGAGCGCCAATGGAGGGGGGTATTACAACGAAGTGGATGCAGGCCTGGGGCTGCAACGGCTGCTTCGCTTTCGGGATCCCTGGAGCTATCCGCTTTATTCCCTTGCTCAGGTTCTGGACGGCGAGATACCAGAGGAGGCGATTCGCGACAAGATCGTTTTAATCGGCAGTACTGCTCCCTCTCTGAGAGACCTTTTCAACGTGCCTCACACCCGCTTCCGCAGAAGCGATGAGGTGTTTCAAGTGTCAGGTGTCGAGATCCATGCCAACCGTGTTGCAACACTGCTCGAACACCACGTCGGGAGCATCCAGATCGGCTGGATCATGCCTGGCTGGGGCAACCAGATGCTGCTGGTCCTTTGCATCGGCCTGGGCGTACTCCTCGGGGAAGCGGTGCCCAAACTTCGTCGCAGCGTCCTCCTGGTGCTGACACTTGGGGTCGGTCTCACCGGCGGTCTTGGCTGGCTTCTCTTGCAACAGCATGTCTGGGTGGGAATGGCGATGCCACTCACGGGCCTACTCAGCATGGGCGGGGCCGGCTGGCTGCGTCGAGGGGCCATGAGCCAGCAACATTCACAACAAATCAAGCAACTGCTTGGACAAACAACGTCCCCTGCCGTGGCGGAGCAGCTGTGGGATCAGCGTGATGAATTGCTCAGCAACGGACGCTTTGATGGGCGGCAGCTTCCAATCACCGTGCTGTTCACAGATACGGCCAACTTCACCAGCGTCTCTGAGGGGCTCAGTCCCCGCGAACTGATGGACTGGCTTAATCGAGGCATGGAAGTATGCGTTCCCGCCGTAACCCGACGCGGGGGCATGGTGAATAAGTTCACCGGTGACGGAATGCTTGCCGTGTTTGGTGTTCCAATCGAACAGGACGTCAGGGCTGAAGCCAAGGCCGCTATCGAGGCAGCGCAAGAAATCAAGGTCGGACTAGAGCAGTTGAATCAACAACTTCAAATCGATGGCGAGCCAGCCATGCGGATCAGAATGGGCATTCACTCCGGTGATGCGCTCGTGGGCTCAATGGGGAGCGCCGAACGCATTGAATATGCTGTCATCGGCGACACCGTGAATTGCGCCTCACGGTTGGAAAGTCTGGAAAAGACGCGCCACACAGGAGTTCTGCGGGTGTTGATGTCCAACAACACCCTAGAACTCCTAGATCCGGACTTTCGCAAGCAATTAGACCTGCATGGCTGGGGGCCGATGCACGTCAAGGGTCGAGACGAACCGCTTGATGTTTATGAACTCAAGATGGACAACGCACTGGAAGATTCTGAGGCCACTCAGCAGTGA
- the speA gene encoding biosynthetic arginine decarboxylase codes for MLSGTEQAWSVAQSADLYGLERWGDPYFSINAKGHVVVQPRGDRGGSLDLVELLQGLKARDLSTPILIRFDDILEDRLERLHAAFDRAIAHYAYDASYQGVFPIKCNQQRHVVEHLVDRGNRWNFGLEAGSKAELLIALSLTKNPDALLICNGYKDRRYIETAILARRLGHQPMVVIEQADEVERIIQASDALGASPFLGIRAKLSSRSTGRWGSSVGERAKFGLDLTEMLQTVHALERAGLLKDLRLLHFHIGSQINDIAVLKDALQEAGQIYVELTRLGAPMGHLDVGGGLGIDYDGSHTATAASTNYTLQNYANDVVATVRECCEPHNVPVPVLVSESGRAIASHFSVLVFDVMGCGRTPDDEPPSQDNEPLPVRNLRVTLTHIRSVEKETDPELRLLQEAWNDAIKFRDDALAAFRLGYIRLEERAMAEQLTWSCARAINERLPTNTPIHDDLKGLRRALACTYYVNLSVFRSAPDTWAIDQLFPLMPIHRLDQQPTELGDFADLTCDSDGKLARFIHSGQSKSLLELHPLVDGEPYWIGMFLGGAYQEVMGNLHNLFGSTSAVHVRLNPKGSGYLLDHVVKGDTNADVLEEMQHNPDLMLERLRQASEAAIQRGTLKIEDARLLMSHLKASLDQTTYLQG; via the coding sequence GTGCTGAGCGGAACCGAGCAGGCCTGGTCCGTTGCGCAAAGCGCTGACCTTTACGGGCTCGAACGCTGGGGAGATCCCTATTTTTCCATCAACGCCAAAGGCCATGTGGTGGTGCAGCCCCGCGGCGATCGGGGTGGATCGCTTGATCTGGTGGAGTTGCTCCAAGGACTGAAGGCGCGCGACCTCAGCACCCCAATCCTGATCCGTTTCGACGACATCCTCGAAGACCGGCTGGAACGGTTGCATGCGGCCTTCGACCGTGCCATCGCCCACTACGCCTACGACGCCAGCTACCAGGGAGTGTTTCCGATCAAATGCAACCAACAGCGGCATGTGGTGGAACATTTGGTGGACCGTGGCAACCGCTGGAATTTCGGGCTGGAGGCGGGGAGCAAGGCGGAGCTGTTGATCGCGCTTTCCCTCACCAAGAATCCTGATGCCCTGCTGATCTGCAACGGTTACAAGGACCGCCGCTACATCGAAACGGCGATCCTGGCCAGGCGGCTTGGACACCAACCCATGGTGGTGATCGAACAGGCCGATGAAGTGGAGCGCATCATCCAGGCCAGCGACGCCCTGGGTGCATCCCCATTCCTCGGAATCCGCGCCAAGTTATCCAGCCGCAGCACAGGGCGCTGGGGTAGCTCCGTCGGCGAGCGGGCCAAATTCGGCCTGGATCTCACCGAAATGCTGCAGACCGTGCACGCCCTGGAACGCGCCGGATTGCTCAAGGATCTGCGGCTGCTCCACTTCCACATCGGCAGCCAAATCAACGACATTGCCGTGCTCAAAGACGCTCTCCAGGAAGCCGGCCAGATCTATGTGGAGCTAACCCGGCTGGGGGCACCGATGGGACATCTCGACGTGGGCGGCGGGCTTGGCATTGATTACGACGGCAGCCACACGGCAACGGCAGCCTCGACCAACTACACGCTGCAGAACTACGCCAATGACGTGGTGGCCACAGTTCGGGAATGCTGTGAACCCCACAACGTTCCTGTTCCTGTCCTAGTGAGCGAAAGCGGTCGGGCCATCGCCAGCCACTTCTCCGTTCTCGTGTTCGACGTGATGGGTTGTGGTCGAACCCCCGACGACGAACCGCCCAGCCAAGACAACGAACCCTTGCCCGTGCGCAATCTGCGCGTCACGCTGACCCACATCCGCAGCGTGGAGAAGGAAACAGACCCCGAGTTGCGGCTGCTCCAGGAAGCGTGGAACGATGCGATCAAATTCAGGGATGACGCGCTGGCTGCCTTCCGGCTCGGGTACATCCGCCTGGAGGAACGGGCCATGGCTGAGCAGCTCACCTGGAGCTGCGCCCGCGCCATCAACGAACGTTTGCCAACCAACACCCCCATCCATGACGACCTGAAGGGACTACGGCGTGCCCTGGCCTGCACGTATTACGTGAACCTCTCCGTGTTCCGCTCAGCGCCTGACACATGGGCCATCGACCAGCTGTTCCCACTGATGCCGATTCATCGCCTGGATCAACAACCAACCGAACTGGGCGACTTTGCAGATCTCACCTGTGACTCCGATGGAAAGCTTGCGCGATTCATCCACTCAGGACAAAGCAAATCCCTGCTGGAACTCCACCCGCTTGTAGATGGTGAGCCCTATTGGATCGGCATGTTCCTCGGCGGTGCCTATCAGGAAGTGATGGGCAACCTGCACAACCTGTTCGGCAGCACCAGCGCCGTGCATGTGAGGCTCAACCCCAAAGGCAGTGGCTACCTGCTGGATCATGTGGTGAAGGGAGACACCAACGCTGACGTTCTCGAGGAAATGCAACACAACCCAGACCTGATGCTGGAGCGGCTGCGCCAGGCTTCAGAGGCTGCCATTCAACGGGGAACGTTGAAGATTGAGGACGCCAGGCTGTTAATGAGTCATCTTAAAGCCAGCCTGGATCAGACCACCTACCTGCAGGGATGA